Proteins encoded together in one Cyprinus carpio isolate SPL01 chromosome B14, ASM1834038v1, whole genome shotgun sequence window:
- the LOC109046024 gene encoding macrophage colony-stimulating factor 1 receptor encodes MFALLLICGILFARAQGWSEPRIRLNSGAPVGTDVILDSGSPLHLICEGDGPVTWLPRLARHKRFISKEVGNVRSFHVDKATADFTGTYKCVYMNKNDSNESSSVHVFVRDPRILFVSPSTSLRYVRKEGEDLTLPCLLTDPDATDFIFRMDNGSAVPYGMNVTFDPKKGVLIRNIHPGFNADYVCSARIRGARKFSKIFSINVIQRLHFPPYVFLKRSEYVKLVGERFQISCTTNNPNFYYNVTWTHSSRTLPRAAEKSTMEGDRLAIESILIIPAVQLSDSGNITCTGQNEAGANSSTTQLLVVDEPYIRLSPKLSSKLTHRGLSIEVNEGEDVDLRVLIEAYPPLISHQWVTPTSHNASLPENRFYNYNDRYEALMFLKRLNFQETGHYTLYVNNSMKNASITFDIKMYTKPVAMVRWENVTTLSCRSYGYPAPSILWYQCTGIRTTCPENSTGLQPIQTQTLAFHKDPYGSVGVESVLTVGPSNQRMTVVCVAFNLVGQGTDTFAMDVSDQLFTSAMCGSIVAMVVLALLLIFMIYKYKQKPRYEIRWKIIEATNGNNYTFIDPTQLPYNEKWEFPRDKLKLGKTLGAGAFGKVVEATAYGLGKEDNVTRVAVKMLKASAHPDEREALMSELKILSHLGQHKNIVNLLGACTQSGPVLVITEYCCHGDLLNFLRSKAENFLNFVMMIPNPVMDYKNVDTERMFLRSDSGISSTCSDSYQAMRPASSRPTNSAQSSSLDCEQAEDSWPLDMDDLLRFSYQVAQGLDFLADKNCIHRDVAARNVLLTNSRVAKICDFGLARDIMNDSNYVVKGNARLPVKWMAPESIFDCVYTVQSDVWSYGILLWEIFSLGKSPYPNILVDSKFYKMIKCGYQMSRPDFDAVFRYTIMKMCWNLDPAERPTFSKISQLIERMLGDTEDQQETQYQNVQSDVHDDQQLESCDPVKHEEESFETSCDQEEEDQPLMKPNNYQFC; translated from the exons ATGTTTGCTCTCCTGCTCATCTGTGGAATCCTGTTCGCTCGAGCTCAGG GTTGGTCTGAGCCGCGGATTAGACTGAACTCTGGAGCTCCGGTCGGTACGGATGTGATTCTTGACTCTGGTTCTCCTCTTCATCTGATCTGTGAAGGCGACGGTCCGGTTACATGGCTTCCCCGACTGGCCAGACACAAGCGTTTCATCTCCAAGGAGGTCGGAAACGTCCGGAGTTTCCATGTGGATAAAGCCACAGCTGATTTTACAGGAACATACAAGTGTGTCTATATGAacaaaaatgattcaaatgaGTCATCTTCGGTTCATGTGTTTGTCAGAG ATCCCCGAATTCTCTTCGTCTCACCGAGTACGTCTCTGCGTTATGTGCGGAAAGAAGGTGAAGATCTGACGCTCCCGTGTCTTCTGACCGACCCTGATGCCACGGACTTCATCTTCCGCATGGATAACGGCTCGGCAGTGCCCTACGGCATGAACGTGACCTTTGACCCCAAAAAGGGTGTCCTGATTCGCAACATTCACCCTGGATTTAACGCCGACTACGTTTGCAGCGCTAGAATCAGAGGGGCAAGGAAATTTTCGAAGATATTCTCGATAAACGTCATTCAAC gattgCATTTTCCACCATATGTGTTTCTGAAGAGAAGCGAGTATGTCAAACTGGTGGGAGAGAGATTTCAGATCAGCTGCACCACAAACAACCCCAATTTTTACTACAATGTCACATGGACACACTCCTCTAGAACG CTGCCCCGAGCAGCAGAGAAATCGACGATGGAAGGGGATCGTTTggccatcgagagcatcctgatcATACCAGCTGTTCAGCTGTCTGACTCGGGTAACATCACCTGTACGGGTCAGAACGAGGCCGGAGCCAACAGCTCCACCACACAACTGCTGGTCGTGG ACGAGCCTTACATTCGACTCTCCCCGAAGCTCTCGTCTAAACTCACTCACCGCGGTCTGTCCATCGAGGTTAACGAAGGCGAAGATGTGGATCTCAGGGTTTTGATCGAAGCGTATCCACCGCTGATCTCACACCAGTGGGTGACTCCAACATCCCACAATGCCTCACTCCCAGAGAACAGGTTTTACAACTATAACGACAG GTACGAGGCGCTGATGTTCCTCAAGAGACTGAACTTCCAGGAAACCGGCCACTACACACTCTACGTCAACAACAGCATGAAAAATGCCTCCATTActtttgatattaaaatgtaca CGAAACCTGTAGCGATGGTGAGATGGGAGAACGTCACCACTCTGTCATGCAGGTCCTATGGATATCCAGCTCCCAGCATCCTTTGGTACCAGTGCACAGGAATCAGAACCAC CTGCCCAGAAAACTCCACGGGTCTTCAGCCCATCCAGACGCAGACGCTGGCATTTCATAAAGATCCGTACGGGTCGGTGGGTGTGGAGAGCGTCCTGACCGTGGGACCGTCCAACCAGAGGATGACCGTGGTGTGTGTGGCCTTCAATCTGGTGGGACAAGGCACCGACACCTTCGCCATGGACGTCTCCG ACCAGCTCTTCACCAGCGCTATGTGTGGATCTATAGTCGCGATGGTGGTTCTAGCGCTGCTGCTCATCTTCATGATCTACAAGTACAAACAG AAACCCAGATATGAGATCCGCTGGAAAATCATTGAAGCCACAAATGGAAACAACTACACCTTCATTGACCCGACACAACTACCATACAATGAAAAATGGGAGTTTCCTCGAGACAAACTAAAGCTCG GAAAGACTCTGGGAGCAGGAGCCTTTGGGAAGGTGGTGGAGGCCACAGCATACGGCCTGGGCAAAGAGGACAATGTCACACGTGTAGCTGTAAAAATGCTGAAAG CCAGCGCTCATCCAGACGAGCGAGAGGCTCTGATGTCCGAGCTGAAGATCCTCAGTCATCTCGGGCAGCACAAGAACATCGTGAACCTGCTGGGCGCCTGTACACAAAGCG GTCCTGTGCTGGTCATTACGGAATACTGTTGTCATGGTGATCTTCTGAACTTCCTGCGTAGCAAAGCTGAGAACTTCTTGAACTTCGTCATGATGATTCCGAATCCGGTGATGGATTATAAGAACGTCGACACTGAACGAATGTTTCTCAGAAG TGACAGTGGGATTTCCAGTACTTGCTCTGATAGTTATCAGGCCATGAGACCAGCCTCATCCAGACCCACAAACTCAGCTCAGA GTTCTTCTTTGGACTGTGAGCAGGCTGAGGATTCGTGGCCGCTGGACATGGACGACTTACTCAGATTCTCCTATCAGGTGGCACAGGGACTCGACTTCCTCGCTGATAAAAAT TGCATCCACAGAGACGTGGCGGCCAGAAACGTCCTCCTCACCAACAGCCGAGTGGCCAAGATCTGTGATTTCGGTCTGGCGCGAGACATCATGAACGACTCCAACTACGTAGTCAAAGGAAAC gcgcgTCTTCCAGTGAAGTGGATGGCTCCAGAGAGTATCTTCGACTGTGTTTATACGGTTCAGAGTGACGTCTGGTCTTACGGCATCCTGCTGTGGGAGATTTTCTCATTGG gtaAGAGCCCGTATCCCAACATACTGGTGGACtccaagttttataaaatgatcaaatgtgGCTATCAGATGTCCAGACCTgactt TGATGCTGTGTTCAGGTATACCATCATGAAGATGTGCTGGAACCTGGACCCCGCTGAGAGACCAACATTCAGTAAGATCAGTCAGCTGATCGAGAGGATGCTGGGAGACACAGAAGATCAACAG GAGACACAGTACCAAAATGTCCAGTCTGATGTACATGATGACCAACAACTAGAGTCATGTGACCCTGTGAAGCATGAAGAGGAGTCATTTGAGACATCATGTGACCAGGAAGAAGAGGATCAGCCGCTCATGAAACCCAACAACTACCAGTTCTGCTGA